One Capsicum annuum cultivar UCD-10X-F1 chromosome 2, UCD10Xv1.1, whole genome shotgun sequence genomic window carries:
- the LOC107861408 gene encoding uncharacterized protein LOC107861408, whose product MGICSSCESTSIATAKLILQDGRLQEFPYPVKASYLLQKDPSIFICNSDEMDFGNVVSAISADEELQPGQLYFALPLSNLKRRLKAEEMAALAVKASSALNNCGTEKYGCRRKTSEFLVEKVKGGDDNNNNNGSTAAELRRARSSSGGGSGRRGGKFTARLSSIPE is encoded by the coding sequence ATGGGAATTTGCAGTTCATGTGAATCAACATCAATCGCTACAGCGAAATTGATTCTACAAGACGGAAGATTACAGGAGTTTCCATATCCAGTAAAAGCATCATACCTTTTACAAAAAGATCCGTCAATATTCATATGTAATTCCGACGAAATGGATTTCGGAAACGTCGTTTCCGCTATCAGTGCTGATGAAGAGCTTCAACCTGGTCAACTCTACTTTGCTTTACCATTGAGCAATTTGAAACGTAGACTTAAAGCTGAGGAAATGGCAGCATTAGCTGTTAAAGCTAGTTCTGCATTGAACAATTGTGGTACTGAGAAATACGGTTGTCGTCGTAAAACCTCTGAATTTTTGGTGGAAAAGGTGAAAGGTggagatgataataataataataatggttcAACGGCGGCGGAGTTGAGAAGAGCAAGGAGtagtagtggtggtggtagtggtaggaGAGGGGGAAAGTTTACGGCGAGGTTAAGTTCAATACCGGAATAg
- the LOC107860365 gene encoding uncharacterized protein LOC107860365 → MDFEGFSTSKLPDKKVTSSKHTRSKSFPVKAGPEENILDHSVEAANRLKLDTRHGNDCNVSEKKQSSSAEIQSSLRQEIMQLERRLHDQVAVRCALEKALGYKSSSQDFNEVTSMPKPATELIRDIAVLELEVGHLEQYLLSLYRKAFDQQISSLSPPTKDDKLKSPISTPRRRLDFSNSDVMLKREKSSSRVDSQAELNPRKENNSMEEDKINESGVHRSHSSLSQRSALSSRASPPEETLGKTLRACHSQPLSMMEFAQNASSNVISLAEHLGTRISDHIPDTPNKLSEDMIKCMCTIYCKLADPPLTNPGLSSPTSSLSSISAFSPKDIWSPGFRNDSSFDVRLDNPFHVEGLKDFSGPYSTMVEVQCVYRDTQKLGDIEPMLQNFRSLISRLEQIDPRKLTHEEKIAFWINIHNALVMHAYLAYGIPQNNVKRIFLLLKAAYNVGGHVVSADTIQNSILGCRMSRPGQWLRLLLSSKGKFKTGDDRQTYAIDHPEPLLHFALSSGNHSDPVVRAYTPKRVFQDLEAAKEDYIRATFGVKKDQKIVLPKVVESFAKDSGLCPAGVMEMVQQSLPDSLRRSIKKIPQGKGRKNIEWVPHNFAFRYLIMKDLVK, encoded by the exons ATGGATTTTGAAGGGTTTAGCACCAGTAAATTGCCTGATAAAAAAGTGACATCTTCTAAACACACTCGTTCTAAGAG CTTCCCAGTTAAAGCAGGACCTGAGGAGAATATCCTGGACCATTCTGTAGAGGCCGCTAATCGACTGAAGTTG GATACGAGGCACGGTAATGACTGTAACGTGAGCGAGAAGAAACAATCATCCTCGGCCGAAATTCAAAGTTCTCTGAGGCAAGAG ATAATGCAGCTGGAGAGAAGATTACATGATCAAGTTGCAGTTCGATGTGCTCTTGAGAAGGCATTAGGTTATAAATCTTCTTCTCAAGACTTCAATGAAGTGACCTCAATGCCTAAG CCAGCCACAGAACTGATTAGAGATATTGCAGTACTAGAGTTGGAAGTTGGGCATTTGGAACAGTATCTTCTCTCACTATACAGGAAAGCATTTGACCAACAAATCTCATCCTTGTCTCCTCCCACAAAAGATGATAAGCTAAAATCTCCTATAAGTACCCCAAGAAGGCGTCTTGATTTCTCCAATTCTGATGTGATGTTGAAAAGGGAAAAATCGTCTTCTAGAGTTGATAGTCAAGCAGAGTTAAATCCACGGAAAGAAAACAATAGCATGGAAGAAGACAAAATTAATGAATCTGGGGTTCATCGAAGCCATTCATCATTATCTCAACGTTCAGCTCTATCGAGCAGAGCTTCCCCACCAGAAGAGACACTAGGAAAAACATTGCGTGCTTGTCATTCTCAACCGTTATCTATGATGGAG TTTGCGCAAAATGCTTCTTCAAATGTAATCAGTTTGGCAGAGCATCTGGGCACCCGTATCTCGGATCACATtccagatacaccaaataagctGTCTGAGGATATGATAAAGTGCATGTGCACCATATATTGCAAGCTTGCTGATCCTCCACTGACAAATCCCGGTCTTTCATCGCCAACCTCATCCTTGTCTTCCATAAGTGCATTTTCTCCAAAAGACATATGGAGTCCAGGATTTAGGAATGATTCATCTTTTGATGTTCGGTTGGACAATCCTTTTCATGTGGAAGGGTTGAAGGACTTTAGCGGACCTTACAGCACTATGGTTGAAGTACAGTGCGTATATAGAGATACCCAGAAATTGGGTGATATTGAACCGATGTTACAGAACTTCAG GTCACTTATTTCTCGCCTAGAACAAATAGATCCACGAAAGTTGACTCATGAAGAGAAGATAGCATTCTGGATTAACATACATAATGCATTGGTGATGCAT GCATATTTAGCTTATGGTATCCCCCAAAACAATGTGAAGAGAATATTTCTACTCTTGAAG GCTGCCTATAATGTTGGAGGTCATGTAGTAAGTGCAGATACGATACAGAACTCCATCCTGGGATGTCGAATGTCCAGACCAGGACAG TGGCTTCGGCTGTTACTTTCTTCTAAAGGAAAATTCAAGACGGGTGATGACAGACAAACATACGCTATTGATCACCCAGAGCCCCTTCTGCATTTTGCACTCAGCTCAGGCAACCACTCAGATCCCGTG GTTCGAGCCTATACGCCCAAGAGAGTATTTCAGGACCTGGAAGCCGCAAAAGAAGATTATATCAGGGCTACCTTTGGTGTGAAGAAGGATCAGAAAATAGTCTTGCCAAAAGTGGTGGAGTCCTTTGCTAAAGATTCTGGCCTTTGTCCTGCCGGTGTGATGGAGATGGTCCAGCAATCTTTACCGGATTCTCTTAGAAGGAGTATAAAGAAGATTCCACAGGGGAAGGGCCGCAAGAACATTGAATGGGTTCCACATAATTTTGCTTTCCGGTATCTTATAATGAAGGACCTGGTGAAATGA
- the LOC107860363 gene encoding CASP-like protein ARALYDRAFT_485429 isoform X1, with the protein MINTSVHMFSIIIVLLLSRFSKFSIIRILVFLRHFSNNDMDEFPGTVGTTASLALRLGQVVFSIGSLLFMRMDVHFYNVISFCLLATVMGLMTSWSLTLATVDAISVVVRPQAHHSGLIAVIVVGDWVLSFLSLAASCSTASVLDFLIHSRTLTCDGYVCLQYQLSAVMAFFAWFLTFASALLNLWHLPSM; encoded by the exons aTGATAAATACCTCAGTTCATATGTTTAGTATAATCATAGTACTACTTCTCTCTCGCTTTTCTAAGTTTAGTATAATCAGAATACTAGTTTTTCTCAGGCATTTCAGTAACAACGACATGGATGAGTTTCCAGGGACTGTGGGTACTACTGCTAGTTTGGCTTTGAGATTAGGACAGGTTGTTTTCTCCATTGGTTCACTACTTTTCATGCGTATGGATGTTCATTTCTATAACGTAATATCTTTCTG CCTTTTGGCGACGGTCATGGGTTTGATGACGTCATGGAGCTTGACACTAGCCACAGTGGATGCAATCTCAGTTGTTGTTAGACCCCAAGCTCATCACTCTGGACTAATCGCAGTTATTGTAGTAGGAGATTGG GTCCTGTCATTTTTGTCGCTAGCTGCATCGTGCTCAACAGCTAGTGTGCTAGACTTCCTGATTCACTCTCGTACACTAACATGCGATGGATACGTATGCCTCCAGTATCAACTCTCCGCTGTCATGGCTTTCTTTGCTTGGTTTCTGACATTTGCATCAGCCCTTTTAAATCTCTGGCATCTTCCCAGCATGTAA
- the LOC107860363 gene encoding CASP-like protein ARALYDRAFT_485429 isoform X2: MHFSNNDMDEFPGTVGTTASLALRLGQVVFSIGSLLFMRMDVHFYNVISFCLLATVMGLMTSWSLTLATVDAISVVVRPQAHHSGLIAVIVVGDWVLSFLSLAASCSTASVLDFLIHSRTLTCDGYVCLQYQLSAVMAFFAWFLTFASALLNLWHLPSM; the protein is encoded by the exons AT GCATTTCAGTAACAACGACATGGATGAGTTTCCAGGGACTGTGGGTACTACTGCTAGTTTGGCTTTGAGATTAGGACAGGTTGTTTTCTCCATTGGTTCACTACTTTTCATGCGTATGGATGTTCATTTCTATAACGTAATATCTTTCTG CCTTTTGGCGACGGTCATGGGTTTGATGACGTCATGGAGCTTGACACTAGCCACAGTGGATGCAATCTCAGTTGTTGTTAGACCCCAAGCTCATCACTCTGGACTAATCGCAGTTATTGTAGTAGGAGATTGG GTCCTGTCATTTTTGTCGCTAGCTGCATCGTGCTCAACAGCTAGTGTGCTAGACTTCCTGATTCACTCTCGTACACTAACATGCGATGGATACGTATGCCTCCAGTATCAACTCTCCGCTGTCATGGCTTTCTTTGCTTGGTTTCTGACATTTGCATCAGCCCTTTTAAATCTCTGGCATCTTCCCAGCATGTAA